CGGCGAAGGTCAGCTCCGTGAGTACCGGCCGGCCGGCGAAGCCCTTCCGCACACCCTGCACATCAATCAAAGGGTTTCCGTTCATCGGCATCACCCGCCGGTCTGACGCCGCTCAACCCCGGAAAGTTCACCGGGCGGCAAATAACCATGAAAAATAGGCGGGGAACCCCCGCCGCTCCTCATTCGCTTGCCGCGAGGCTGCCCACGGCCGCAATCCGATAGGTGAACCGGCCGCCGGGGGCATCGATGACCACCCGGTCGTTCACCCGCTTCAGCAGAAGCGCCAGCCCCAGCGGCGACAGACAGGAGATGTGCCCCTTCGCCGGGTCGCCCTCTTCCGGGAGGACCACGGTATAGACCTCCTCGGTGCCGTCAGTCTCATCCACCAGCGTGACGGGCACGTCCATGAACACGACGTCGTCCACAGGATCGCCGTCCGGCCCGCCCATCCGCTCCAGGAGCTGGCCGGCCACCTCCACGTAGCGGCGCAGGTGCGGCCGGACGCTGTACGCGAGCCCTTCGCTGCCCGGACTGGAGAAGTACTCCTCCATCTGCGTATTCAGCAGTTCCTCCAGCACGCGCAGTCGGCTGGCGATCCGCGACCGCATGTGTTCGATCTCGGATGGCGGACGTGCACGTACCATGACATCACGACCTTTCGGATGGAGTCTGTGAACCGGCGGCACAGGCCGGGTCTTGCGCGCATACGGAGCCACTCCGCTCTGCGAACGGAGTGGCGGCTCCCCTGTTGCCTAGTATATCACACTTGCCTGCCGATGTAACACCTCGGGCCCCTCCCCTGCCCCCTCGGCAGCGCCCAGTTTTTGGCTGTCGGTGGGATCATCCTGCCCGCCGGCGCTCCTGCGTAAGCATGCCTGGAGGGGGAATGCGATGGCCAGGGTGCGACAGCCTGAGCGGATGGAGGAGATCAGCCACTGGCTCCGGGAGGGCCGCATCACCCCCGCGGACGCCCTGCAGATGGCGATCGAGCTGCGCCGGCGCCGGACCGCACCCCGGGCGCAGCCCAGACCGGCGGAGACGGAGCAGGACCCGGACCGGCGCGTGCAGGCGGTGATCGCCGAGCTGGAGCGGATGGTCGGGCTCGGGCAGGTGAAGGCGCTGGTCCGGGAGCTACAGGCCTACATCGCCATCCAGCTCCGGCGGGCGAAGGCGGGGCTGGCCAGCGAGCCCGGCAGCCTCCACATGATCTTCACCGGCAACCCGGGCACGGGCAAGACCACGGTGGCCCGGCTCCTGGGCCGGCTCTTCAAGGAGATGGGCGTGCTCCCCAAGGGGCACACCGTCGAGGTGGAGCGCGCCGACCTGGTGGGCGAATACATCGGACACACCGCCCAGCGGACCCGGGACGTCGTGCGGCGGGCGCTGGGCGGGCTGTTGCTGGTCGATGAGGCCTACGCCCTGGCCCGCGGCGGCGAGAAGGACTTCGGCAAGGAAGCCATCGACCACCTGGTGCGGGCCATGGAGGAGCACCGGGGCGAGCTGGTGGTGATCTTCGCCGGCTACCCCGACGAAATGGCGTGGTTTCTCCGGCAGAACCCGGGCCTGCGGTCCCGCATCGCGCTGACGCTCCACTTTCCCGACTACACGGCCGAGGAGCTGATCGCCATCGCCGAGCAGATGCTGGAGCAACGGGACTACCGACTGACGCCCGACGGGAAGGCCGCCCTGCGACAGATCCTGTACGGCAACCCCTGGCTGACCGCCGGCGAGAACGGCAACGCCCGGGCCGTGCGCAACCTGGTGGAGCGGGCCATCCGCCGCCAGGCGCTGCGGCTGGTCGACCGCAGCGACGCGAGCCGCGCGGAGCTCATGGCGATCACCCGCGCGGACCTGGAGAGCGCCGTCGCCGCCATGGCCGGGGTCGGGCCGTAAGGGGGCCCCTGATGCACCCGGCCGCACCGGAGCGAACCGAAAAGCAGAGGGGACCGCCCGCCCAGCGGTCCCCGTTTGCTACTCCTCGCCTTCCACTTCCTGCCCCTCCCCGGCCCGCATGATCTGCGAAACGGAGACCGGCAGCGGCCGGGCTGGCGTGATCGTCGACAGGGCGTGCTTGTAGACGAGCTGCACCCTCCCGTCGACCTCCACCGCCACGGTGAAGTTGTCGAATCCCCGAATGTACCCTTTCAGCTGGTATCCGTTCACCAGATAGATGGTGGCCGGGATGTTCTCCCTGCGCAGCAGGTTGAGGAACCCGTCCTGCAGGCTGGCTGACGCCTTGGTCACTCGATCCGCCCCTTCCTCTCTCTACAGGGCCATTTCTCCCTGATCAGTCTGACGATCTCCTCCGTCGCCCGGTTGCGGGCCTCCGGCCCGGTGAGATCCAGCCAGGTGAGCCGCCGCTCCTTCCGGAACCAGGTAAACTGCCGCTTGGCGAAGCGGCGGGTGTTCCGCTTGATCAGTGCCACCGCCTCTTCCCACGTCAGCAGCCCGCGCAGGTAGAGCACCAGCTCCCGGTACCCCAGGGCCTGCATCGCCCGCACGTGGGGCGGGTACCGGACCAGCAAGCCCCGCACCTCGTCCAGCCAGCCGGCGGCCAGCATGGCGTCCACCCGCTCGTCGATGCGGGCGTAGAGCTGCGCCCGATCCATGGTGAGCCCGATCATCAGGTCGTCGTACCGGGGCTCTGAGAAAGCCGCGGTCTGCGTGGCGGAAATGGGCACGCCGGTCTGCTCGTAGACCTCCAGCGCCCGCACGATGCGGAGGAGGTCGTTGGGGTGGAGCCGTGCGGCGGAGGCCGGATCCACCTCCCGGAGCCGGGCGTGCAGGTACCCGGGCCCGTGCCGCTCCTCCTCCTGCCTGAGCCGCGCCCGTAACTCGTGGTCGGCCTCCATCGGCGTGAAGGTATACTTCTCCACGACTGCGCGCACGTAAAGGCCGGTGCCGCCCACCAGCATGGGCAGCCGGCCCCGGGCGCAGATCTGCGGGATCAGCGCGTCCACCCGGGCCTGGAACTCGGCCACCGAGAACTCCTCGTCGGGATCCTTGATGTCGATGAGGTGGTGCGGCACCCCGCCCATCTCCTCCGGGCGGATCTTGGCGGTGCCGATGTCCATGCCCCGGTAGACCTGCATCGAGTCGCCGGATATGATCTCCGCCCCCACCGCCTGGGCCACCGCCACGGACAGGGCGGTCTTGCCCACTGCGGTGGGGCCCACCAGCACCACGAGTGGCAGCTTCACCGCTTGAACCTCTTCTCCAGCTCGGATATGGACACGCAGATGACGGTCGGCCGCCCGTGGGGACAGGTCTCGGGCGACGCGCAGGCCGCCAGGTCGCTGAGCAGCGCGGCGATGTCCTCGGGCTGCAGCGGGTCCCGCGCCTTGATCGCCGCCTTGCAGGCCGCCATCGCGGCCAGGACGCGCCGGCGCCGGTCCGTGACCGGCGTGCCGGGGGCCACCTGGTCCTCCTGCAGCCGGTCCAGGAAGTCGCACACCAGCCGGGCCACGTGATCCGTCCCCAGGCCGGCGGGGACCCCGTGGATCAGCAGCGTGTTGCCGCCGAAGGGCTCCGCCTCGAAGCCGCTCTCGGCGAAGATGGCGGCGTTCTCCTGCCAGATGGCCATCTGCGCGGGCGTGAGGTCCAGCGTGAGCGGAAAGAGGAGCCGCTGCACCGCAGTGGCCTGCTCCTGCGCGGCCGCATACAACCGCTCGAAGAAGATGCGCTCGTGGGCCGCATGCTGGTCGATGAGGTAGAGCCCCTCCGGCCCGTCGCAGGCGATGTAGGAGCGGTGAACCTGGCCCAGCGGCCGGAGCGCCCGGATCAGCTCGCCAGGCTCGGCGGAACGGGGCACGAGGGTCGCCTCGGCCAGGTCGACTGCCGGCACCGCGGCGGCGGCCTCCTCCGCCGCGCGCTGCGCCAGGGCCGCCTGCAGGCCGCCGGCGGGCAGGTAGGCCTGCACCGGCTCCCGGGCGGTAGTCTGCCCGCCCGGGCCGCCGGCCGATACCCGCCACGGCGGCGGTGCGGCCCTCCCGCCCCCTTCGCCGGGCCGCCCGGCACCAGGCGGAACCCATCCCCGCTGCAGGGCCGCTTTCTCCTCCGCCCGGTCCGGCACCCGGACCTCCCCGTCGGCCGTGACCTCGGTGCCCGGAATCAGCAGGGCGGCGCCGAGGGCGTGCCGGGCCGCCTGGTAGACGGCCGCCCGCACCTCCCGGTCCCGCTGGAACCGGACCTCGGCCTTGGTGGGATGCACGTTTACATCGACCTCGTGGGGCTCCACCTCAATGAAGAGGATGCAGACAGGGTAGCGCCCGTTGGGCAGGAGGTGGGCATATGCCTCCTCCAGGGCATACCGGGCGGCGATGGTCCGCACGGCCCGCCGGTTGACGAAGAAGTACTGATGGCTGCGCCCGGCCCGGGCGATGGTAGGCCGGCCCACGAACCCGTGCACCCGGGCGGCATCGTTGCGGTAGTCGACCGGGAGCAGCTCCTTTGCCATCTCCCGGCCCAGCAGTGCCGCAACGGCGGCCGTCAGGTCGCCGGTTCCCGGCGTGGCGAACACCTGGGCCTGACCGCTCTGGAACCGGAAGGCCACCTCGGGGTTCGCCAGGGCCAGGCGGGTCAGGATGTCGCCGATCTGGGCCAGCTCCGTCGCGTTGGTCTTCAGGTACTTCAGCCGCGCCGGTACGTTAAAGAACAGGTCCCGCACCGTCACCCGGGTGCCGGCGGGGCAACCGTGCTCCCCTTCGGCGACGATCTGGCCGCCTTCCGCCAGGATGCGGTAGCCGGCCAGCTGGTCGTGGGGACGGGTGATCAGCTCGAACTGGGAGACCGCGGCGATGGAGGGCAGGGCCTCCCCGCGGAACCCCAGGGTGGTGATGGCGTTGAGGTCCTCCGCGGTGCGGATCTTGGAGGTCGCATGCCGCTGCAGGGCCAGCCGGGCGTCCTCGGGCACCATGCCGATGCCGTCGTCCGTCACCCGCACCAGTTCCCGCCCACCGCCGCTGACCTCCACCACGATGCGCTTCGCCTGGGCGTCCAGGGCGTTCTCCACCAGCTCCTTCACCACGCTGGCCGGCCGCTCCACCACCTCGCCCGCGGCGATCTGGTTGGCCGTCCGCTCGTCGAGCAGGCGAATCCGGGCCAAGCTCTCACCTCCGCCTCGGAGCCCCGGAAGCCGCCGGTGACACTGCGGCGGCGCCTTCCCAGCCGGAGGCGCCGCCCGTCAGGCTCTCTACTTCCTGGGCTGCTTGGGCTTGCCGTACAGCTTCTCCATCTCCGCCTCGATCTGCTCCTGAAGCTGCATCACCTTCTTCTGCCGGCTCAGGATCGCCTTCTGCCGGAAGCCGCCGACCGCGGCCATCTGGTACATGGCCAGCGACTCCTTGGCGGCGGTGAGGGACATCTCATGCAGCTTCTGCGCCTTCGGCGGGACCTTCAGCTTGTTCATGTCCGCGATGATGGCCTCATAGGTGGAGATGATGTCCCGCAGCGGCTTGCGCAGGAGCACCGGGTTCACGTTGGGGTTCTGGCCGAGGGCCTGCGCCTGCTCGGCTTTCTCCTGGAGCTTGTGCTTGTCGTAGATCCGCTTGACGTCAATCGCATACTTGCGGACCTTGAACCAGGGCGTCTGCCATAGGATCAGAAAGCCTAAGCCGAGCGCTGCCAATATGATGAGAAGCCATTGCCACCAGGTAAACACAGCAACTGTTCACTCCTCCAGGAAAAATCCCCACCGTCACATTGTGGCATGTCTCCTACCCTGAGGCAAGCCTTTCCGTTGACGCACTTCTTCCGGCGTACGGGGTGCGGCCTGGCCGGACGGCAGCAGGCCAGGCGCGCGGCGGCCAAAGCACAGCAGGATGACCCTCTTCGGCCGCGGCCGTGCGCCTGCGCGACACCCGGGCCCGGCTGATTCTCTCCTCCCCGATGACCCGGTCGCTGCAGACGGCGGCCATTCTCAGCCGGGCCCCGGACCTCCCGCTCGCGGTCGAGTTCGACCTGTACGAATGGCTGCCGGACCTCACCCAGACCTACGATTCCAGCGCAGTCGCCACTGCCGCCGCCGCTGAGATGTCCCAGTGCGGCGGGGACTGGCCGGAGGGGCAGCGTCTGGGCTGGGAACCGCTCTCACAGGTGCGCCGCCGGGTCCTGGCCGTGCTCAGCCGGTATGATGAAGACGACGGCCACGTGATCGTCGTCTGCCACGGCACCGTCATCCCGGCGCTCACGGGGCGCCCCCTGGGGTGCGGCGAGCACATTCCGTACCGACTCCCGCCGGAGGCACGCCCGCCTGCCGACTCGCCGCCCCGGCAGGCTCCCCCCGCTGTGCGTTGAGGATCACCGCGCTGCCCAGGACCAACAGGATCCCGATCACCTGGGGCAACCGAAGCGACTCCTCCAGGATCCAGAACCCGAGCAGCGCCGCCACCACCGGCTCCACCGTGGAGAGGAGGGCGGCGTGGCTCGCCTCCACCACTTGCAGCCCGCTCAGGTAGAGCCCGTACGCCCCGAGCGTGGTCACCAGCGCCAGGTAGGCGAGCCAGGGCAGCGCCTCCGGCGAACGGGCCAGCGACCGGACGGCCTCGCGCCCGAAGAAGAGAACCAGCGGCGCGGCGCCGAACAGCAGTGAGTACGCCTGCACCGTCCACGGGTTGTACCGCTTCAGGGCGTGCTTGCCGAAGATGGAGTACATGCCGTAGGTGAACCCGGACCCGAGGCCGGTGAGCACGCCGATGAGCTGTCCCCGGAAGACCGACGGCTCATAGGCCCGGGCGACGAGGGCACAGCCGGCCATCGTCAGCGTCAGGGCCAGCAACTTGCCCTGGGTCAACGGTTCGCCCAGGGTAAGGGCGGCAGCCACCGCCACGAAGGCGGGGGCCGTGTACATGAGCACCGCCGCGGCGGCCACCGACAGGTGCTGGATGGTGAGGAAGTACAGCAGGTAGAAAGCGGCGACGCTGACCAGCCCGTAGGCCGCAAACAGCGGGATGTCGCGCAGCCGGACCCGGAGGGTGGCCGGGCGGAGCACCGTCAGGGCCGCCAGGAGGAGGGCGGCGGCCATCGACGCCCGCAGGGTGACGACGGCCTGTGCCGAGAGGCCGCCGACGTACAGGTTCCGGCTTACGACCCCCAGGGTCCCCCACAGTGACGCCGCCCCGAAGACCATCATGTACCCCAGCGTTTGCCGCCCCCGTGTCCGCTCCATCCTGCCGCTGCCCCCCCGGTCGCGCAGGCCCGCGCCCGGGCGTGTCGGTGCGCCCGGCCCGGGCGTCTCCTCGTTATGGTCTGACGCCGGCTCAGCGGCAGCGGGTTCGGGAGCCCATGAGGGGCATAAGAGATTGGGGCTGGTCCCAGCCCCATGTCTCACTGCAGCGGCGTGATGTTGAGCCGCCTTCCGTCCGGCCCGGCGTCGGGATTTCGCTTGGGGGCACGCACCTCCAGCAGGCCGTGCCGGAACGTCGCCTGGGCCCGCTCGCTGTCCACCGGGACGGGAAAGGAGACGGTGCGGCTGAAGGCGCCGTAGAACCGCTCCGACCGGTACGTGCCCCGCTGCCGGTCCACCTCTTCGGCCTTGCGTTCGCCCCGGATGGTCACCCCCTGGTCGGTGATCCGCACGTCCACGTCCTGGGGATCGATCCCGGCCAGTTCGCACCGCACCACGATGTCGTCTCCCTGCTCCGCCACCTCCACCGGGAA
The nucleotide sequence above comes from Symbiobacterium thermophilum IAM 14863. Encoded proteins:
- a CDS encoding GreA/GreB family elongation factor → MRSRIASRLRVLEELLNTQMEEYFSSPGSEGLAYSVRPHLRRYVEVAGQLLERMGGPDGDPVDDVVFMDVPVTLVDETDGTEEVYTVVLPEEGDPAKGHISCLSPLGLALLLKRVNDRVVIDAPGGRFTYRIAAVGSLAASE
- the spoVK gene encoding stage V sporulation protein K — its product is MARVRQPERMEEISHWLREGRITPADALQMAIELRRRRTAPRAQPRPAETEQDPDRRVQAVIAELERMVGLGQVKALVRELQAYIAIQLRRAKAGLASEPGSLHMIFTGNPGTGKTTVARLLGRLFKEMGVLPKGHTVEVERADLVGEYIGHTAQRTRDVVRRALGGLLLVDEAYALARGGEKDFGKEAIDHLVRAMEEHRGELVVIFAGYPDEMAWFLRQNPGLRSRIALTLHFPDYTAEELIAIAEQMLEQRDYRLTPDGKAALRQILYGNPWLTAGENGNARAVRNLVERAIRRQALRLVDRSDASRAELMAITRADLESAVAAMAGVGP
- the hfq gene encoding RNA chaperone Hfq, translated to MTKASASLQDGFLNLLRRENIPATIYLVNGYQLKGYIRGFDNFTVAVEVDGRVQLVYKHALSTITPARPLPVSVSQIMRAGEGQEVEGEE
- the miaA gene encoding tRNA (adenosine(37)-N6)-dimethylallyltransferase MiaA is translated as MKLPLVVLVGPTAVGKTALSVAVAQAVGAEIISGDSMQVYRGMDIGTAKIRPEEMGGVPHHLIDIKDPDEEFSVAEFQARVDALIPQICARGRLPMLVGGTGLYVRAVVEKYTFTPMEADHELRARLRQEEERHGPGYLHARLREVDPASAARLHPNDLLRIVRALEVYEQTGVPISATQTAAFSEPRYDDLMIGLTMDRAQLYARIDERVDAMLAAGWLDEVRGLLVRYPPHVRAMQALGYRELVLYLRGLLTWEEAVALIKRNTRRFAKRQFTWFRKERRLTWLDLTGPEARNRATEEIVRLIREKWPCRERKGRIE
- the mutL gene encoding DNA mismatch repair endonuclease MutL, which translates into the protein MARIRLLDERTANQIAAGEVVERPASVVKELVENALDAQAKRIVVEVSGGGRELVRVTDDGIGMVPEDARLALQRHATSKIRTAEDLNAITTLGFRGEALPSIAAVSQFELITRPHDQLAGYRILAEGGQIVAEGEHGCPAGTRVTVRDLFFNVPARLKYLKTNATELAQIGDILTRLALANPEVAFRFQSGQAQVFATPGTGDLTAAVAALLGREMAKELLPVDYRNDAARVHGFVGRPTIARAGRSHQYFFVNRRAVRTIAARYALEEAYAHLLPNGRYPVCILFIEVEPHEVDVNVHPTKAEVRFQRDREVRAAVYQAARHALGAALLIPGTEVTADGEVRVPDRAEEKAALQRGWVPPGAGRPGEGGGRAAPPPWRVSAGGPGGQTTAREPVQAYLPAGGLQAALAQRAAEEAAAAVPAVDLAEATLVPRSAEPGELIRALRPLGQVHRSYIACDGPEGLYLIDQHAAHERIFFERLYAAAQEQATAVQRLLFPLTLDLTPAQMAIWQENAAIFAESGFEAEPFGGNTLLIHGVPAGLGTDHVARLVCDFLDRLQEDQVAPGTPVTDRRRRVLAAMAACKAAIKARDPLQPEDIAALLSDLAACASPETCPHGRPTVICVSISELEKRFKR
- a CDS encoding histidine phosphatase family protein, producing MRLRDTRARLILSSPMTRSLQTAAILSRAPDLPLAVEFDLYEWLPDLTQTYDSSAVATAAAAEMSQCGGDWPEGQRLGWEPLSQVRRRVLAVLSRYDEDDGHVIVVCHGTVIPALTGRPLGCGEHIPYRLPPEARPPADSPPRQAPPAVR
- a CDS encoding DMT family transporter is translated as MERTRGRQTLGYMMVFGAASLWGTLGVVSRNLYVGGLSAQAVVTLRASMAAALLLAALTVLRPATLRVRLRDIPLFAAYGLVSVAAFYLLYFLTIQHLSVAAAAVLMYTAPAFVAVAAALTLGEPLTQGKLLALTLTMAGCALVARAYEPSVFRGQLIGVLTGLGSGFTYGMYSIFGKHALKRYNPWTVQAYSLLFGAAPLVLFFGREAVRSLARSPEALPWLAYLALVTTLGAYGLYLSGLQVVEASHAALLSTVEPVVAALLGFWILEESLRLPQVIGILLVLGSAVILNAQRGEPAGAASRQAGVPPAGVGTECARRTPGGAP
- a CDS encoding Hsp20/alpha crystallin family protein, producing MDLIPWNPLRELERIRTPLERFFADPFLGPTMPFSGGMGAFPVEVAEQGDDIVVRCELAGIDPQDVDVRITDQGVTIRGERKAEEVDRQRGTYRSERFYGAFSRTVSFPVPVDSERAQATFRHGLLEVRAPKRNPDAGPDGRRLNITPLQ